The Procambarus clarkii isolate CNS0578487 chromosome 39, FALCON_Pclarkii_2.0, whole genome shotgun sequence genome window below encodes:
- the LOC123750508 gene encoding thioredoxin domain-containing protein 12 isoform X1 has product MAFLKSSISFSACFLCGVIGIHVRAENDLGKGLGEKYDWHTLEDGIKVSKETGKPLMLIIHKSWCGACKAFKPKFAASEDALVLSKKFVMVNTIDDEEPKEEKYSPDGGYIPRILFLDSHGEVQHNIYNKNGNPKYKFYYFDDMTVVESMKEAIEVLKSLPAKGNEL; this is encoded by the exons ATGGCTTTTCTTAAATCCTCAATTTCCTTCTCGGCTTGTTTTCTTTGTGGTGTCATCGGAATACACGTTAGAGCCGAGAATGACTTAGGTAAAG GTCTTGGGGAAAAGTATGATTGGCACACACTAGAAGACGGAATTAAGGTTTCCAAAGAAACAGGAAAGCCATTAATGTTGATCATCCACAAATCTTGGTGTGGGGCTTGTAAAG CTTTTAAACCAAAGTTTGCTGCCTCTGAAGATGCATTGGTACTGAGTAAgaagtttgttatggtgaacactatAGATGATGAAGAGCCAAAGGAGGAGAAGTATTCACCTGATGGAGGATACATTCCACGCATTCTCTTTCTTG ATTCCCATGGAGAAGTACAACATAATATCTACAACAAAAATGGAAACCCCAAATACAAATTTTACTACTTTGATGATATGACAGTTGTTGAGTCAATGAAGGAGGCTATAGAGGTGTTAAAATCACTCCCTGCAAAAGGCAATGAGCTTTAA
- the LOC123750508 gene encoding thioredoxin domain-containing protein 12 isoform X2 → MAFLKSSISFSACFLCGVIGIHVRAENDLGLGEKYDWHTLEDGIKVSKETGKPLMLIIHKSWCGACKAFKPKFAASEDALVLSKKFVMVNTIDDEEPKEEKYSPDGGYIPRILFLDSHGEVQHNIYNKNGNPKYKFYYFDDMTVVESMKEAIEVLKSLPAKGNEL, encoded by the exons ATGGCTTTTCTTAAATCCTCAATTTCCTTCTCGGCTTGTTTTCTTTGTGGTGTCATCGGAATACACGTTAGAGCCGAGAATGACTTAG GTCTTGGGGAAAAGTATGATTGGCACACACTAGAAGACGGAATTAAGGTTTCCAAAGAAACAGGAAAGCCATTAATGTTGATCATCCACAAATCTTGGTGTGGGGCTTGTAAAG CTTTTAAACCAAAGTTTGCTGCCTCTGAAGATGCATTGGTACTGAGTAAgaagtttgttatggtgaacactatAGATGATGAAGAGCCAAAGGAGGAGAAGTATTCACCTGATGGAGGATACATTCCACGCATTCTCTTTCTTG ATTCCCATGGAGAAGTACAACATAATATCTACAACAAAAATGGAAACCCCAAATACAAATTTTACTACTTTGATGATATGACAGTTGTTGAGTCAATGAAGGAGGCTATAGAGGTGTTAAAATCACTCCCTGCAAAAGGCAATGAGCTTTAA